A single genomic interval of Portunus trituberculatus isolate SZX2019 chromosome 41, ASM1759143v1, whole genome shotgun sequence harbors:
- the LOC123516602 gene encoding probable caffeoyl-CoA O-methyltransferase 2 isoform X2, with the protein MVFLLLLLLLLLASHRSRESGGVLVWHQFSQHSPVATTHSARIQSTTMATTVKSYSSEDPLLKYTVDHSLRLTDVQKRLNEVTFKHSRYQMLGAPEVLQLNANLIQAIGGKKVLDVGVFTGASSLSAALALPPDGEVHALDITEEYPSIGKPFWAEAGVADKIHLHIAPAGQTLQRLIDEGHAGSFDFAFIDADKPGYDDYYEKCLVLLRRGGIISFDNTVQAGRVIDPDDQKPATVAIRKLNEKLRDDQRINLSFLKIADGLTLCFIK; encoded by the exons AtggtgtttctgctgctgctgctgctgctgctgctggccagTCATCGCTCACGGGAGAGTGGTGGTGTCCTTGTCTGGCATCAGTTCTCCCAGCACAGCCCCGTGGCCACGACACACTCCGCTCGTATTCA gTCAACAACAATGGCGACGACAGTCAAGAGCTACAGCAGCGAAGATCCGCTCCTCAAGTACACGGTGGATCATTCCCTCAG ACTGACAGACGTCCAGAAAAGGCTGAACGAGGTCACCTTCAAGCATTCCAGATACCAGATGCTGGGCGCTCCTGAAGTGCTGCAGCTCAACGCCAACCTGATTCAGGCCATCGGTGGGAAGAAG GTGCTGGACGTGGGCGTGTTCACCGGGGCGAGCTCACTGTCGGCTGCCCTTGCCCTGCCGCCTGACGGGGAGGTGCACGCCTTGGACATCACCGAGGAGTACCCCAGCATTG GTAAGCCGTTCTGGGCCGAGGCTGGCGTGGCAGACAAGATCCACCTGCACATTGCGCCGGCCGGTCAAACCCTCCAGCGTCTCATCGATGAAGGTCACGCCGGAAGTTTTGACTTTGCCTTTATCGACGCCGACAAGCCGGGCTACGACGATTACTACGAGAAGTGTCTGGTGCTGCTGCGGCGCGGAGGTATCATCTCCTTTGACAACACAGTGCAAGCCGGCCGAGTCATAGACCCCGACGACCAAAAACCTGCCACTGTGGCGATCAGGAAACTGAACGAGAAGCTCCGAGACGACCAGCGCATCAACCTGTCCTTCCTCAAGATCGCTGACGGCCTCACGCTGTGCTTCATCAAGTAG
- the LOC123516602 gene encoding probable caffeoyl-CoA O-methyltransferase 2 isoform X3 has product MATTVKSYSSEDPLLKYTVDHSLRLTDVQKRLNEVTFKHSRYQMLGAPEVLQLNANLIQAIGGKKVLDVGVFTGASSLSAALALPPDGEVHALDITEEYPSIGKPFWAEAGVADKIHLHIAPAGQTLQRLIDEGHAGSFDFAFIDADKPGYDDYYEKCLVLLRRGGIISFDNTVQAGRVIDPDDQKPATVAIRKLNEKLRDDQRINLSFLKIADGLTLCFIK; this is encoded by the exons ATGGCGACGACAGTCAAGAGCTACAGCAGCGAAGATCCGCTCCTCAAGTACACGGTGGATCATTCCCTCAG ACTGACAGACGTCCAGAAAAGGCTGAACGAGGTCACCTTCAAGCATTCCAGATACCAGATGCTGGGCGCTCCTGAAGTGCTGCAGCTCAACGCCAACCTGATTCAGGCCATCGGTGGGAAGAAG GTGCTGGACGTGGGCGTGTTCACCGGGGCGAGCTCACTGTCGGCTGCCCTTGCCCTGCCGCCTGACGGGGAGGTGCACGCCTTGGACATCACCGAGGAGTACCCCAGCATTG GTAAGCCGTTCTGGGCCGAGGCTGGCGTGGCAGACAAGATCCACCTGCACATTGCGCCGGCCGGTCAAACCCTCCAGCGTCTCATCGATGAAGGTCACGCCGGAAGTTTTGACTTTGCCTTTATCGACGCCGACAAGCCGGGCTACGACGATTACTACGAGAAGTGTCTGGTGCTGCTGCGGCGCGGAGGTATCATCTCCTTTGACAACACAGTGCAAGCCGGCCGAGTCATAGACCCCGACGACCAAAAACCTGCCACTGTGGCGATCAGGAAACTGAACGAGAAGCTCCGAGACGACCAGCGCATCAACCTGTCCTTCCTCAAGATCGCTGACGGCCTCACGCTGTGCTTCATCAAGTAG
- the LOC123516602 gene encoding probable caffeoyl-CoA O-methyltransferase 2 isoform X1: MTRGRHLDDFFCTPLVNFGTYLQSGRVTLENVIEKMSIRTVVFHHCHHYPAASVVRAVFMSTTMATTVKSYSSEDPLLKYTVDHSLRLTDVQKRLNEVTFKHSRYQMLGAPEVLQLNANLIQAIGGKKVLDVGVFTGASSLSAALALPPDGEVHALDITEEYPSIGKPFWAEAGVADKIHLHIAPAGQTLQRLIDEGHAGSFDFAFIDADKPGYDDYYEKCLVLLRRGGIISFDNTVQAGRVIDPDDQKPATVAIRKLNEKLRDDQRINLSFLKIADGLTLCFIK; encoded by the exons ATGACGAGGGGACGACATTTGGATGATTTCTTCTGTACGCCGCTGGTAAACTTTGGTACATATTTACAGAGTGGAAGAGTGACATTAGAGAATGTCATAGAGAAGATGAGTATACGCACTGTAGTAtttcatcactgtcatcactaCCCGGCTGCGTCAGTTGTGCGTGCGGTGTTTAT gTCAACAACAATGGCGACGACAGTCAAGAGCTACAGCAGCGAAGATCCGCTCCTCAAGTACACGGTGGATCATTCCCTCAG ACTGACAGACGTCCAGAAAAGGCTGAACGAGGTCACCTTCAAGCATTCCAGATACCAGATGCTGGGCGCTCCTGAAGTGCTGCAGCTCAACGCCAACCTGATTCAGGCCATCGGTGGGAAGAAG GTGCTGGACGTGGGCGTGTTCACCGGGGCGAGCTCACTGTCGGCTGCCCTTGCCCTGCCGCCTGACGGGGAGGTGCACGCCTTGGACATCACCGAGGAGTACCCCAGCATTG GTAAGCCGTTCTGGGCCGAGGCTGGCGTGGCAGACAAGATCCACCTGCACATTGCGCCGGCCGGTCAAACCCTCCAGCGTCTCATCGATGAAGGTCACGCCGGAAGTTTTGACTTTGCCTTTATCGACGCCGACAAGCCGGGCTACGACGATTACTACGAGAAGTGTCTGGTGCTGCTGCGGCGCGGAGGTATCATCTCCTTTGACAACACAGTGCAAGCCGGCCGAGTCATAGACCCCGACGACCAAAAACCTGCCACTGTGGCGATCAGGAAACTGAACGAGAAGCTCCGAGACGACCAGCGCATCAACCTGTCCTTCCTCAAGATCGCTGACGGCCTCACGCTGTGCTTCATCAAGTAG